The Porphyromonas sp. oral taxon 275 DNA window CTGGATAGCGGGGGCTTGGCTCGAAGAGGCTGGGGCTTGTGGCTTAGGCTCGCCTGGAGGCGCGGCGCGGTAGGGTACGGCTGCGGTGCGAATTGTGGAGGGGCGGGCCTCAGACTTGTAGCGGCTTGAGCTCCGAGGCGTGGGGGGACTTAGCCTCGAGCGGTGGGGGCGTAGGGGCGGAGACTAGAGGGAGCGCGCTCGGACAAGGTATGGGGGTGTGAGATATTATTGCTACCTTTGTAGTCCATTAACGCTCATTATACGGTTACCAACCAACAGAGACTAAAGGCAAAAAGAACTTATTATAACGTTATAAGATAATGAAGAAAGGAATTCATCCTGAGAACTACCGTCCTGTAGTATTTAAGGACATGTCTAACGAAGACATCTTCATCACGCGCTCTACGATGGCTGCCAAGGAAACCATCGTGGTCGACGGCGTAGAGTATCCCCTGATCAAGGTCGAAATCTCCAGCACCTCGCACCCCTTCTTCACGGGTAAGGCAAAGCTGGTCGACACGGCTGGTCGCGTAGACAAGTTCATGAGCCGCTACGGCAACCGCAAGAAGTAGGAAGACAATTCCTTAGCTCCCGAGGGCTGCGAAGTACAAGCGTCCTCATCGGAGTCCCTTATAGGCGGTCATCTATCCCACGGGATGGATGACCGCTCTTTCTTTACCCCGAGTGAGCTGGACGGAGGCTGTGTAGACTGCAGGGGAATGAGTATCTTTGTCTTAGCCGCCCCGCTGTGGGGCTGGCTACTCATACACTCAGCTGTTATGGAACGTATACTTCCACACGTGACCAACGAGACGGGACGACTCAAGACCGTCGTCCTCGGTCTCCCCTATAACATAGGGCCCATCCCCACCCTCCAAGAGACTTACGATGCCAAGAGCTACGAGGCGGTGCAGCTCGGCTGCTTCCCCAGCCAGGCGGATATCATCCACGAGATGGATGCTGTGCTGGCAGTCCTCGAGCGCTACGGCGTCGAGGTCCTTCGCCCCGCGCCGCTAGAGGACTACAATCAAGTCTTCGCCCGCGACGTCGCCTTCACCATCGAGGACACGCTCTTCATCTCCAATCTCATCCCCGATCGCGGGCTCGAGACCGAGGCCTTCGGGCGCTCTGTCTTCCCCCGCATCGCTGAGGGACACCTCGAGACCCTGCCCGAGCGGGTACACACCGAGGG harbors:
- a CDS encoding type B 50S ribosomal protein L31, with product MKKGIHPENYRPVVFKDMSNEDIFITRSTMAAKETIVVDGVEYPLIKVEISSTSHPFFTGKAKLVDTAGRVDKFMSRYGNRKK